In Elusimicrobiota bacterium, a single window of DNA contains:
- a CDS encoding ABC transporter permease: MLKLYLVKFLGNKLAKIGFLILLVLILIAVFSPLISTHNPIEGNILQRVQPPSKNHFLGTDELGRDVFSRMVYGTRISITVGIIAVAISVVIGTLLGIISGYLGGKTDTIIMRFVDIMLCFPTFFLILMVIAFLEPSIYNVMIVIGLTSWTGLARLVRGETLSVKERDFILAAKGLGLLQGRILFVHILPNVIAPIIVAGILGVGSAILTESGLSFLGLGVQPPTPSWGNILTSGKDYIHIAWWLSVFPGLAILITVLGWNFLGEGLRDVLDPRT, from the coding sequence ATGTTGAAACTTTACCTTGTCAAATTTTTGGGAAACAAACTTGCTAAAATCGGATTTTTGATATTACTTGTTTTAATTTTAATAGCAGTTTTTTCGCCTTTAATTTCTACTCACAACCCGATTGAAGGGAATATTTTGCAACGGGTACAACCACCATCAAAAAACCATTTTCTAGGTACTGACGAATTAGGCAGAGATGTTTTTTCAAGAATGGTTTATGGAACAAGAATCTCTATAACGGTTGGAATTATTGCCGTCGCAATTTCAGTTGTTATCGGTACATTGCTTGGTATTATCTCCGGCTATCTTGGCGGTAAAACTGACACAATTATTATGCGGTTTGTGGATATTATGTTATGTTTCCCGACATTTTTTTTGATACTGATGGTGATTGCATTCTTGGAACCAAGTATTTACAATGTGATGATTGTTATAGGGCTTACCTCCTGGACAGGTCTTGCACGATTGGTTCGTGGAGAAACGCTTTCAGTAAAAGAGCGTGATTTTATACTGGCGGCAAAAGGGCTGGGATTATTGCAAGGTAGAATTTTGTTTGTTCATATTCTACCAAATGTGATTGCGCCAATAATTGTTGCAGGTATTTTAGGCGTTGGCAGTGCAATACTAACAGAATCAGGCCTTTCGTTTCTGGGGCTTGGAGTTCAACCACCAACACCATCGTGGGGAAATATTTTGACAAGCGGTAAGGACTATATTCATATTGCATGGTGGCTGTCTGTTTTTCCGGGATTAGCAATTTTAATAACAGTGCTTGGCTGGAATTTTTTAGGCGAAGGACTACGGGATGTACTGGACCCGAGGACATAA